The following proteins come from a genomic window of Musa acuminata AAA Group cultivar baxijiao chromosome BXJ1-7, Cavendish_Baxijiao_AAA, whole genome shotgun sequence:
- the LOC135678953 gene encoding actin-depolymerizing factor 11, which produces MAFLRSYSNASSGMGVAEDCRDTFVELQRKKTHRYVIFKIDEKRKQVIVEKTGDATESYDDFMASLPENDCRYAVYDFDFVTEENCQKSKIFFIAWSPSVSRIRAKMLYATSKDRFRREMDGVHYEIQATDPSELDLEILRDRAH; this is translated from the exons ATGGCCTTTCTCCGATCCTAC TCGAATGCATCCTCTGGAATGGGTGTTGCTGAGGATTGCAGAGACACCTTCGTAGAGCTTCAAAGGAAGAAGACCCATCGATATGTGATATTCAAAATTGATGAGAAACGAAAGCAGGTTATTGTGGAGAAGACTGGAGATGCAACTGAAAGCTATGATGATTTCATGGCATCTCTGCCTGAGAATGATTGTCGTTATGCTGTCTATGATTTTGACTTTGTCACTGAAGAGAATTGTCAAAAAAGCAAGATCTTTTTCATTGCCTG GTCCCCTTCTGTGTCCCGAATCCGAGCTAAAATGTTGTATGCAACTTCTAAAGATCGGTTCAGGAGGGAGATGGATGGAGTTCACTATGAGATTCAGGCTACTGATCCTTCAGAGCTGGACCTTGAAATTCTCAGAGATCGAGCACATTAA